Sequence from the Colletotrichum higginsianum IMI 349063 chromosome 6, whole genome shotgun sequence genome:
CGTGCAGATCAGATCGGTTCGGGCGGATGAACGGAGACTAGACGCGATGCGCCTAGTAGGTGATCTGGTCGGCAGACATTACTAAATAACGGATGTTGTGGTGAAGGCGTGTTGGGGAGATGGATGATGATTTGTGAATACGGCAGAGACGGAGGggtagaagaagagggagtAAGTGAGGGATGGGGTGACGCCGTGAGTTTAAAGCGCGAGAAAACGGGAGCAAACGGGAAGGGGAGTTGGCAGCCGGTGCTGTCGCAGCTCTCGGCAGGTATGTGCGGTGTGCTGGTATGAGGTGACGCCCTTTACCTGTACATGGTCTGTGGTCCGTAGTCCGTTGGCTGTTCCGTGgtgctgtcgctgtcgctgtcgctgctgACCGATGGGTCCTGGGTCTGCCGGTGTGTTCCCCGTGTCCGTCTGACAGGGTCCCCGCCCCAGTCCAACGTAAAAGCTGCAGCAGGTGCCGTAAGGCAGCGCTGAGGGTGGTCCAGTCCTAAGATAGGAAGCGATAGTGGATGGGGCCCGACGGGTAGCCTGTGACAAAGCGTATCTTGGTCGACTGTCTGCGTCGTCCTTGGCACCGGATTCGCGGGGGGCTGCTTGGGAAGCAAGGGTCCTGTCCCTGTCGATTTCCTTGCTTGTTGGGGGGCCACCCCTTTCGTCCCGACTTTCCTTTGGACTTGAGGACCGAGTGGGTCATTCGtcgtgcgtgcgtgtgtgttaATACTGTCGAATCCACGCCGTACAAGAGGGGGCGCAGCCGGGATTCTCCAAGCGAATGAGATGCCGACAAAAGGCCACGAGTGGGCAGGCTTGGTATGCGtagtcagtcagtcaggTACAGGTAGACCGTCCGTGCAGTGACTTGACTTGATACAGTCTCTGGCAAGCGTGAGGAAGCGAAGTGCGTGGCCCTTTTTGCGGTCGTCAAGTTCGTCTATTAGTCAATTGTCACGGCTTTGCGTAGAGGGCAGTGCTTCTCGAGTGCCGTCGTCCATCCGGCCCCGTGCCTGGCTTCTGCGCCATGTCTGGACGGGGACCACTCAGGACCGACGGGCCTCGTGGATGCGACTGCGCGACTCGCACCGCTTCATGTTCTTCTCTTGATGTAGGAGAGGGTGGTTTTCCACCTCCCAAGATCTATGCACACAAAAGGCCACCCGGGCCACTTCATTCATATCCGCACAGACGCTATGCTTCGTTTTTGTCTTTGTCGCCCATCGGCCTCTTGTTCTCCCGGCATGCCGCGCACCTGACCGACACTCGTCACCAGTCGGTGTTGCATCTTCAGAGGATGCCGACTTTCTTGAGGGACGAGGTGATCTCTTCCGTTTCCTGCATAAGTGACGGAGCGTCCATTAGCTAAAGACTCGCCAAGGCCATGCCATGCACATCCGGTGCAACGCGTGTTTGGTTGTAGATTGGGTCCGAGACTCGTCGTTTTCGGGCATCGCGTCGCAATCTAGTGGGTAGGTACACACTGGAAGACGGTTACATGATCTTTGTaacttcgtcctcgacctgAAGGGGAGACGGAAAGTTGTCAGCCCAAAACTTCGCCCAGGGCGCAGCTGCAGttcatcgtcttcgaggcAGGCAGATCAAAAAGGAAGCGAGTATCAACTAGACGTACCTCCATGTCCTCAAGCGAGTCCTGCTGGGATATACATCGCAGCACGTTCTTTTTGCTACTTTCTTGCAGTTCTCCCGCCAACAACAGCTCGTCCAAGATGTAGTAGGCTTTCGTGAAAGAGAAGATGATATCCAGCTCGCACACGTTGCCGTAGTACTTGTCCATCTGCTCGACGTAGCGGTGGATGATTTCAAGGGTGATCAGCTCGTTGTCGTCCGAGGCGGCGCCAGCGATAAAGAACAGTGAGGCATATCGACGGTAAACAATCTTGGAGTCTGAAAGGGGAGAACGTTAGGCGGTGCTTGGTTACGCTGATGCGCCGAGCATGGAGGGTGACTGACCCTTGTACTCGAGGAAGTTGCACATGCGAGTTCTACGGGCGAGAACCAGCTGGGAAACGTCCTTGACGATTTTGGCCTTCTCTCTGGGCGACAGGGTGGTAAACCACTTTGCGAGGCGCTGTAAAGAAGATGCTGTCAGCAAAGGGATGTTTGACCGGGTTTCTTGGACAGTGGGATGGTGCGTACCACTTTGCCCTGGCGGGAGAGAAGAATGAGGTAGCTAGATCATCGTTTAGCTGTCTTGCTCGTATGCACCAGCAGAAGCGGCGATGAGGGGGCGTACTGAATGGCCATGATGCTTTCACATCACCACAACAAGGCGGAAGAGAGGGGAGATTGGGGAGGATTGGAGCCGGATAAGTGCTATGGACCTCGGACGGATGGCGTGGGATGTGGTTGTCGCAGTGGTCAAGCAGAAGAGGCCAAGCTATGGACTGCGGTTGGCGACGAACTGCGaggtgtggtgtgtggtgaTGTCCCTTGTTCACGTCAGGCTTGTAGGCTCAAGGTGTCCGAGTTTGGTGACAGCAGGCTGCAGCTGCGCTTCGGCCTTTGTGTCCTCAGGCAgtcacctcacctcaccttacctccctaggtaggtaggcaggtagaTAGGTACCATAGCTAGAGAGAGTGCTGTAGGCATCGAGCCCCCTAAGCCCGCTGTCAACAGGTGCCCAGCTCATTGTCGGAGGCACTGTATGTTTCGGCATGCCAACCAGCCGCTAACCAGAGTCCTTGTGTACATCCGCCCCTGGACGCAGAACAAAGCTTGTCGCTCAGTGGCTGCTTGTCTTTGTGCTACACCTACACTTGTCTATGTATCCGGCGTGCCGGCGAGCCTGAGTCGAGCAGGCGGGCGGCATCCCGAGGTCTCCTGGGGGCTTTGGGGAGGGACTTGCTGCGGCTAGCGCAGACATATCACCTCGAGGCCGCTGACGCGATGGGCGACACAGCCAACCCCCACCATGCACATGCACACTCACCACTGACTGACCGTCCCCTCGGAGTCGCAATCCTGCCGAGTTTGTAacggggatggaggggtgGAAGGTGGGATGATGGCAAGATGAATGCCGCTACGACGAGGAAAACCCGATGAGTTTGCTGGTGCCGCCTCGATTCAGTCATGCCTTTTGGTCACCGAGACAGACCTGAGTCGAATCTCGCTGTCATCCAAATTCTAGAAAAGGGAACCAGTCCTCCACAACCTTTCTGCTCCCCCCAGATGTCCTTCTCCCGCTGTCCTCCTTCACCTTGGCCAACAACAAACGGAACAAATACCATCGTCGATCCACCTCCGAATCCCGGAATCATTTTTCGTCCTTCTAGAACCTGAACCCCTCCCTCATTATCTGCATTCCATCATTGCAGATCACAACCTTGTCACGCGCTTATCCCCGACCTCAGCCTTTTCCATACACAAGCCGACATTCGCATACCGCGCCAGCCATTATTAATTACCCTGTCTCACCTGCTTGTGAATACCGAGCGGACCGCAATCCTTATCGGCGCCGCTCAGACTCGGATTGTTAATCAACCCCTCCAAAAGTCTAAAAAAAATCCAGGCGCCAAcacagaaaaaaaaaccaacaAGAAGAAATAAAGGATactgctgaagaagaagcaaaagaagaagaaagaactATCTTGCTGGTATTGCGCAATCAAGACCCTTCGCGACGCAATCTTATTCCTGTCTACCGGGCTATCTATCTTCGGCTACACTCACCAAGAAATCTTGTCATCGACCACCATAGCCACCGTCATGACGAAGCTGATTCTTTCCACGGGGTTTGTGCCATCTCTCAACTTGTTCTTGCACACATTGggagggttttttttttggtgcCATGATGCTGATTGGTGGTCCTCCGCCGCGTGCAGAAACATTGTCTCGGGCGGTCCCTCCATAATCCGTAAACCAGGTGCCTACAGATCGAATCTCGAACTGACCAACTCACTGCGGAGCAACTTCCTCGCTGCCCAGCAGGATTACTCGCCCGCCGAGGACTCTTCGCCTATCGACGATGAGCCCGTCAACGGGAACGGCGTCTTGAACGGTCACTCAAACGGCTTCTCCCACAGCGACTCTGGTCGGCCCCGCATCGATGTGTGGACCGTCCGCGAGAACGATGCTCTCTACATCCCCCGCATAGATTGGTCCTATTCCGGTCTGCAGGAGGAGTCCGACAACTACGACATTACCGTcaagctcttcttccttcccaACGCCCCCGCACAGGACCGCGCCCGGTATGTCCAGGATGCCTTGAGCCTCGTGCGAAAGGAGCTGGGCGTCACGACAATAGACCTGCTCATCGCTTCGTTCCCCGGCATGTCCTTTGAGGGCGACTGCGAATGGGAGGCTGACAAGCGCAACGCCTCCCAGGGCAacatcgacgaggaggccgcgaCGTGGACGGTGCTGGAGGATTTGTATAACCGgggcgaggtcaaggcccTCGGTATTTCCGAGTTCGGCACCGAAAAGCTGGCTAGGTTTATCAAGAAGGTCAGCGTCCGCCCGGCCGTCGACCAGATCAACATCAAGGACTGCTGCAGCGTGCCGCCCACGCTGGTCAAGTTGGCCAAGGCGGAGGGCGTTGAGCTACTCGTCCACACAGACTGCACCGACATCCTGCCCCGAGGCACCCTccgcgacctcctcggccacggcttGCAGGGCGCTGGAGTCCTCGCCGACcccgccgagggcaaggatgGTCTTGAGGGCGACCTCACGCCGGAGTGGGTTGTCAAGTACACTGCATTCGTGAAAGACCGGGGTGTTATCGAGAACAAGGGATACTTCGCTGGCGCGGAGCTGGTTGAGACCTTGTAGGAGCGTACCTCCCGTGCAGTTTGGACACACTTCTTTCTTGATACCACGAATTGGTCGCATGGCCTATAGATACATATTGCATAGCGTTTCTGATGTCAGGCGGATTTGGGGGTTCCTTTTGGCGGTTTTATACGAaccccacccccctttttAGTATCTATTACATCTTATCTTTAAAGGCCTTTTCTACGAACTTGACTTTTATgatcctttttttcttctgttTGACCTCCTCGATGACACATCTACTCACTCCCTCAGCAAAGCCTCGGCGAgcctcttccccctctcgccgccaaggtagatgtcgtcctcgacgctcTCCAGCCCCATGTCGACCGCCTCTTTATACCCCCTGACGaccatgtcctcgtcgaccctCAGCCCATTCTCGACCAGCGCCAGGATGACGCTGCGTATCCGCGCGACCTCGCGCATGGTCTCGTGGTCGATCCGGTCATTCTGGCTCGAGTACACGTTGGCGCTGACGCTCTCCTCCATGCGGTTAAGCCCCACGCTCTCAGGCACATCACTCTCGACGTGCTTGCTGATCCAGATGAAGCCGTTGACACCGAGCGTGACGTGCACCTTGCTCGCGCCGCGTGCCGCGTCCATGACCCACTGCTGCCTCTTGGCCCGcacaacgccgccaccgccgccggtgcccgtgacggcgacgaagacgccaTTGCGCAGCTTGCCGTATTTGAGGGACCGCGTGTGCAAGCTGGCTGCGCCGTCTTGGTGCAGCTGCTGGACCTCGGCCACCACcaggtcgccctcggcgaagaaggacCGGATTTGCAGCTCGTCCGTGTCGGTGCGCTTGCGGAGGATGCCGCCGGGCAGATTGATGGCGGAGATCTGGAGGATGGCGAGCTGCGACgagccgacgtcgacgcgcCAGCGCTTCGCTTGGACTTCCACGatgcggccgacgacgaggtcgccgatCTCGGGGGTATAGCGGGCGCGGAGAGGGCGAACAGAGAGGAGCTTGTTGGTGCGggtgacggtgccggcgaccGAGGAGACGATTTccgtcgtcgttggggtTATGTAGGTTCCGTGTCCTCTGTTTTCGCCCTGTCAGCAGTGTGGTCAATCAATGGGAAGTGGGATCGGTCAAGACAAGGGCGGACAAACCTCATCCACTGGGGGTCGTCAGTGATAATCTCACCCGGGGTGACGATGTCGTAATTGTCGCCGCGGGCGCGCTTCGCCGGGCGCATGGGGATGTCGCCCTCGATGTCGGCACCACCATCGGAGTCCGAGTCTGaatcagcggcggcggtgtagCGTGCGGGCTTGTGGTGTGACGACGTGCCCCTCGGGGCGAGGATTGTGATAGGCATTGCTTtgtggtggtgacggcgacgggaCCGCGGGGTGGTGCGCCGGTGGTGCGTCGGAGGTGAGTTCCACGGGTACAGGTGTATTTTGAAATGGCTGATGAGACTCGATTTGGGGGGTTCGGGGGTTCAATCGCCGTGGTTGTTGTGTTGCGTGGTGGTTTTTGGTGGTGTAGGTGAAGGTCGAAGTTGACTGGGTGCAAAGATTTTTGGTGAAGCTTTGGAGGGGTTGGAGCTTGTGGTTGATGGGTAACGGCACCGAACTGTAACAAACTTAGGGATTTTACAGGTCCGCACATATCACCACGAAATAATCGGAACAGTCTTCTGCCTGTCTACAATACATCGTTTTCCGTTGGCGGTTTCGCTTTTAATCTTTACAGTGTTGTACAGTATTATTACAGCCCGCTGGACGATGCTGGGCTTAGCAACCATGTTGGTTATGAACCACGCGAGCGTCCTGTCTGAGTTGGTCCTGGTTTCGTCACTCGAACTGGGCAAGACCTTTTCGCTCGGCGTCTCCTTGAAAACTCTCCAATGACTGATGTCTGGCGGGATCGTATTCCTCTTTCGCTCCGCGGCAATTTGATAGAGGCAGACAGTCGGCGGCCGTATCGACGGTTCCATGCATGGACCTGCGGCTTCGACGACCGCAACGGACATCCGATTGAGTGGTGTTGATTTTGTTGATCCGATT
This genomic interval carries:
- a CDS encoding Exosome complex exonuclease RRP4 is translated as MPITILAPRGTSSHHKPARYTAAADSDSDSDGGADIEGDIPMRPAKRARGDNYDIVTPGEIITDDPQWMRGHGTYITPTTTEIVSSVAGTVTRTNKLLSVRPLRARYTPEIGDLVVGRIVEVQAKRWRVDVGSSQLAILQISAINLPGGILRKRTDTDELQIRSFFAEGDLVVAEVQQLHQDGAASLHTRSLKYGKLRNGVFVAVTGTGGGGGVVRAKRQQWVMDAARGASKVHVTLGVNGFIWISKHVESDVPESVGLNRMEESVSANVYSSQNDRIDHETMREVARIRSVILALVENGLRVDEDMVVRGYKEAVDMGLESVEDDIYLGGERGKRLAEALLRE
- a CDS encoding Glutamate-cysteine ligase modifier subunit, with the translated sequence MTKLILSTGSNLELTNSLRSNFLAAQQDYSPAEDSSPIDDEPVNGNGVLNGHSNGFSHSDSGRPRIDVWTVRENDALYIPRIDWSYSGLQEESDNYDITVKLFFLPNAPAQDRARYVQDALSLVRKELGVTTIDLLIASFPGMSFEGDCEWEADKRNASQGNIDEEAATWTVLEDLYNRGEVKALGISEFGTEKLARFIKKVSVRPAVDQINIKDCCSVPPTLVKLAKAEGVELLVHTDCTDILPRGTLRDLLGHGLQGAGVLADPAEGKDGLEGDLTPEWVVKYTAFVKDRGVIENKGYFAGAELVETL
- a CDS encoding Clathrin adaptor complex small chain, whose protein sequence is MAIHYLILLSRQGKVRLAKWFTTLSPREKAKIVKDVSQLVLARRTRMCNFLEYKDSKIVYRRYASLFFIAGAASDDNELITLEIIHRYVEQMDKYYGNVCELDIIFSFTKAYYILDELLLAGELQESSKKNVLRCISQQDSLEDMEVEDEVTKIM